One Engystomops pustulosus chromosome 11, aEngPut4.maternal, whole genome shotgun sequence DNA window includes the following coding sequences:
- the LOC140105440 gene encoding uncharacterized protein, translated as MWRMSCATKFKHKKCTARLIAQLVSIMAGRPEQSTAAPDAPSAIFMELLRQQCPQVYDYAIRGAREMEAENRQAPPTSVAPASAAPAAGPSAAPSSAPSAAPGDHRPPAAGDMDTGGSGAEDEEEPGRAKKARFTERETEILVEEVTQNYDHLFGRLADSIPLSAKHHIWQGITVRINGLGVEYRSVPEVRKKWYDCRRRLKAKLAKHKQSARRTGGGPSVAMRMSWVEQKISKTIHPDQTEGIGDFDTDNLDFGRAAPPTAPQAAPPPANEAAPGPPCASPATPPAVVSLGGSSGDEAPEAVPAEDRPISLCIFSSYMDKSLEAMGLIQQELRRHGRMVEEGFQLISRDFRALINILELLIHQGTAAQGGSVSVPPFSPPQVPTGGDPVTQASPAPESPIQLPTDQDSGCSYAPSLAGALDPSPVVLGPSPEATFLLSVKEELSSSASNPPGTSGSSVVTRRQAKRGKGPVRRSSRSSKP; from the exons atgtggcgcatgagttGCGCCACAAAATTTAAGCATAAAAAGTGCACAGCGAGGCTAATTGCACAGCTGGTATCTATCATGGCTGGGCGTCCAgagcagtccacagcagcaccAGATGCTCCCAGTGCCATTTTTATGGAGCTACTCCGGCAGCAGTGTCCCCAGGTGTACGACTATGCCATCCGCGGAGCACGGGAGATGGAGGCGGAGAATCGTCAAGCCCCCCCAACATCTGTGGCCCCAGCATCCGCTGCTCCGGCTGCTGGTCCGTCCGCTGCTCCGTCCTCTGCTCCGTCCGCTGCTCCTGGGGATCACAGACCACCAGCTGCCGGGGATATGGATACTGGGGGCTCTGGTGCTGAAGATGAGGAGGAGCCTGGCCGGGCAAAGAAGGCACGTTTCACGGAACGTGAAACGGAAATATTGGTTGAGGAg GTGACACAAAATTATGATCATCTTTTTGGCCGGCTGGCCGACTCAATTCCCCTGTCAGCCAAACACCACATTTGGCAGGGGATCACAGTGCGGATCAATGGCCTAG GAGTGGAATATCGTTCCGTTCCTGAGGTCCGCAAGAAGTGgtatgactgcaggaggaggctgaaggccaAGCTGGCGAAGCACAAACAGTCAGCTCGGAGGACGGGTGGTGGCCCTAGTGTGGCCATGCGGATGTCGTGGGTGGAGCAGAAGATTAGCAAAACTATACACCCCGATCAAACTGAAGGGATCGGGGATTTTGACACCGATAATCTTGATTTTG GGAGGGCTGCTCCACCCACGGCACCGCAGGCTGCACCACCACCAGCAAATGAGGCTGCAcccggacctccatgtgcttCGCCAGCCACTCCTCCTGCAGTCGTATCACTTGGTGGGTCCAGTGGGGATGAGGCTCCTGAAGCGGTTCCTGCTGAAGATAGGCCCATctcactttgcatattttccagctATATGGATAAAAGCCTGGAAGCGATGGGCCTAATTCAGCAGGAACTCCGAAGGCATGGCCGGATGGTGGAGGAGGGGTTCCAGCTTATTAGTCGAGATTTCAGAGCTCTCATCAATATTCTGGAACTCCTCATCCACCAAGGAACTGCGGCTCAGGGGGGGAGTGTGAGTGTCCCTCCATTCTCCCCACCCCAGGTCCCCACTGGTGGGGatccagtgacacaggccagcCCTGCCCCCGAATCCCCGATTCAGCTTCCAACTGATCAGGATTCGGGGTGCAGTTATGCACCATCGCTGGCAGGTGCACTGGATCCCTCTCCAGTGGTCCTGGGCCCTTCCCCTGAAGCCACGTTCCTACTTTCGGTCAAGGAGGAACTTAGCTCCTCGGCTTCAAATCCACCGGGCACATCTGGGAGTTCTGTGGTGACGCGGCGGCAGGCAAAAAGGGGGAAGGGGCCTGTCCGTCGTTCATCACGTTCTTCCAAAccgtaa
- the LOC140105441 gene encoding putative nuclease HARBI1, with protein MDMLPIVYVAIQNDRIMARQRRRRQRRRPRVFRPRVSFSDFTDAEVYQQFRLDRASILSLYEKLEVAIGAKTGRSHAVPGLTKMVSAIYYMANASFQHCIAERFGFSQPTFSRFFHEVVDELFKLCTQYISFPKTADAIRRTQAEFEQVAGMPKVIGLIDCTHVALVPPAADEYQYRNRKMFRSINVQVTVDSNNIITNVVAKYPGSTHDSFIFDNCALNCRLQSELYRDAFLLGDNGYKLLPWLMTPYLRPSTPKERRFNRAHRRTRSAIERTFGILKSRFRCLDFSGGAMLYKPPIVCKVIIVCCMFHNIATANRLEIDLATDLTEHIEHQGDVSAQPTNRAGQLRRRQVTEIYF; from the exons ATGGATATGCTTCCGATCGTCTACGTGGCCATTCAAAATGACCGCATCATGGCTAGACAgcgcagacggaggcagaggaggcGTCCTCGAGTGTTCCGTCCTCGTGTGTCCTTTTCAGATTTTACGGACGCGGAGGTGTATCAGCAGTTTCGGCTGGATAGAGCTTCAATCCTAAGCCTCTATGAGAAGCTTGAAGTAGCCATCGGGGCAAAAACCGGACGGTCACATGCAGTGCCTGGACTCACCAAGATGGTCTCGGCCATCTATTATATGGCTAACGCGTCCTTCCAGCACTGCATTGCTGAGCGTTTTGGTTTTTCGCAACCAACCTTCAGCCGTTTTTTCCACGAGGTAGTGGATGAGCTGTTTAAGCTCTGTACACAGTACATCTCCTTCCCCAAAACTGCTGATGCCATCCGGAGGACGCAAGCGGAGTTTGAGCAAGTAGCGGGGATGCCCAAAGTGATCGGGCTAATCGACTGCACACATGTGGCGTTGGTGCCTCCTGCGGCCGATGAATATCAGTACCGCAATAGAAAAATGTTTAGATCAATTAATGTGCAGGTCACCGTGGACTCAAACAACATCATAACTAATGTGGTCGCAAAGTACCCCGGCTCGACCCACGATTCCTTTATCTTTGATAACTGTGCCCTCAATTGCCGGCTCCAGAGTGAATTGTACAGGGACGCCTTTCTGCTTG GTGATAATGGCTACAAATTATTGCCATGGTTGATGACACCATATTTGCGGCCAAGTACCCCTAAGGAGAGGAGATTCAACCGAGCACATCGAAGAACCAGAAGTGCCATTGAGAGGACCTTTGGAATTCTCAAGAGTCGGTTCCGCTGCCTGGATTTTTCAGGGGGGGCTATGCTCTACAAACCCCCCATTGTGTGCAAGGTCATTATAGTCTGTTGCATGTTCCACAACATTGCGACAGCCAACAGGCTAGAAATTGACCTTGCAACTGATTTAACTGAGCATATAGAGCATCAGGGGGATGTGTCTGCTCAACCCACCAATAGAGCGGGACAACTAAGGCGCAGGCAAGTCACTGAGATTTACTTTTAA